In one Cervus elaphus chromosome 9, mCerEla1.1, whole genome shotgun sequence genomic region, the following are encoded:
- the LOC122700811 gene encoding hepatitis A virus cellular receptor 1-like: MLPCLTVACIVAELRTTTTTTTTPRTTTTTRKTTITTTPRTTTTIPTTTTTTPQTTTTTTSTTSTTTTPTTVVTTAPTTTTIAMPSTINTTTPNLTVTTAPVTTRSSTSLPVPAPTRDLQPASLSSPTQTAETQPTTVYETNITSSPWHSCSTDGNGTVTQSPDPHWHNNQPGIFAWVAKWSYYA; the protein is encoded by the exons aaccaccacaaccaccaccactactcCAAGAACAACCACCACTACAAGAAAGACAACCATCACTACTACTCCAAGAACGACTACCACTATTCCAACAACCACCACTACTACCCCccaaacaacaaccaccacaactTCAACAACCAGCACCACCACTACTCCAACCACAGTGGTCACCACTGCTCCAACAACCACCACCATTGCTATGCCATCAACAATCAACACCACCACTCCAAACCTGACGGTCACCACTGCTCCAGTGACAACGAGGTCCTCTACTTCTCTTCCAGTGCCAGCACCCACAAGGGACCTCCAGCCAG CTTCTTTATCTTCTCCAACTCAGACAGCAGAAACCCAGCCTACTACCGTGTATGAAACAAACATAACCAGCTCACCATGGCACTCTTGTTCAACAG ATGGAAATGGCACTGTAACACAGTCTCCAGATCCCCATTGGCATAACAATCAACCT GGTATTTTTGCCTGGGTAGCAAAGTGGAGCTACTACG